In Primulina eburnea isolate SZY01 chromosome 3, ASM2296580v1, whole genome shotgun sequence, one DNA window encodes the following:
- the LOC140827002 gene encoding uncharacterized protein has product MAGRPPRQNRNPRYANHEERQENRHENGPPPAVNLSRADLMAIATIVATTLQGLGNQNVNQPPPPPPPNGVKFHYESLRKNRCAIFRGDTDPEVGQSWLKSVETQLRLLEVPKALKVDVIVPFLEDRAAKWWEAVSPAITATGPVTWQNFRETFLRQYYPAKVRLQKLSEFENLTQVPDMSVVEYTSQFNALGSYAPAIMADEVLKLHRFKKGLNSRIKSALAVYQPANFSDLMGAAIRAETDIQHKEKEFKNKRPMSSQSSLDGQTFKKPNQSGGPSREPSPNSSYQDIKPCPTCHLRHLGECRRNSGVCFECGKVGHRIAECPTAANQAAGPNKGTGPNTRANPNKPKEGKPNARVFAMTQEEADDANEIISGTIIIQKVPAYALFDCGATHSLVSKRVFKKLGLKSNH; this is encoded by the coding sequence ATGGCCGGCAGACCTCCAAGGCAAAACCGCAACCCGCGTTATGCTAATCACGAAGAGAGGCAGGAGAATCGACATGAGAATGGACCACCGCCTGCAGTTAATCTAAGCCGAGCTGATCTTATGGCCATAGCCACTATTGTGGCGACAACACTGCAAGGATTGGGAAATCAGAACGTCAATCAGCccccaccacctccaccaccgaaTGGAGTCAAATTTCATTACGAGTCCCTTCGTAAGAACAGGTGTGCGATATTCAGAGGGGACACCGATCCTGAAGTTGGCCAGAGCTGGCTAAAGAGTGTCGAGACTCAGTTGAGGCTATTGGAAGTTCCAAAGGCACTCAAAGTTGATGTGATCGTGCCTTTCCTGGAAGACAGAGCAGCTAAATGGTGGGAAGCAGTCTCACCAGCCATAACCGCCACAGGACCAGTCACATGGCAGAACTTCCGAGAAACTTTTCTGAGACAGTACTATCCGGCGAAAGTCAGATTGCAGAAGTTGAGTGAGTTTGAAAATCTTACTCAAGTCCCAGATATGTCAGTGGTAGAGTACACCTCTCAGTTTAATGCCCTCGGATCTTATGCTCCAGCAATCATGGCAGATGAAGTTCTGAAATTGCACCGCTTTAAGAAGGGGTTGAACAGCAGGATCAAATCAGCTCTAGCAGTCTACCAGCCTGCGAATTTTTCAGACCTGATGGGCGCAGCGATCCGAGCTGAAACGGACATCCAGCACAAGGAGAAGGAATTTAAAAACAAAAGGCCTATGAGTAGTCAATCTTCGCTCGACGGTCAGACTTTCAAGAAGCCTAACCAGTCCGGTGGACCGTCTAGAGAGCCTTCGCCTAACTCAAGTTACCAAGATATTAAGCCTTGCCCAACTTGTCACTTACGACACCTGGGAGAATGCCGAAGAAATAGTGGAGTATGCTTCGAATGTGGGAAAGTGGGACACCGAATTGCCGAATGTCCTACTGCCGCCAACCAAGCCGCCGGGCCCAACAAGGGAACTGGACCAAATACAAGAGCTAACCCCAACAAGCCAAAGGAAGGCAAGCCTAATGCCAGGGTCTTTGCTATGACTCAAGAAGAGGCCGACGACGCCAATGAAATCATTTCAGGTACCATCATAATTCAAAAAGTGCCTGCTTATGcgttatttgattgtggtgctacgcattcCTTGGTATCTAAGAGAGTTTTTAAGAAACTAGGACTTAAGTCGAATCACTAG